One window from the genome of Pantoea cypripedii encodes:
- a CDS encoding glycoside hydrolase family 1 protein: MSTHHIPLPDGFILGAAASAWQTEGWSGKKPGQDSYLDAWYHNDRDVWHNGYGPAVATDFINRFREDVALMKAAGLTHYRTSINWSRFLTDYENAVVDEEYAAYYDQLIDELHRNGIELMLCLEHYELPAQLLEQYGGWQSKHVVELFTRYAAQVFARYAAKVTRWFVFNEPIVVQTRVYLDALRWPYEQNTHKWMQWNHHKNLATAKVVQLFRQQGYAGTVGTILNPEVTYPRSTAAHDVKAAKIYDLFYNRVFLDPAIKGEYPAELLQLLEKHQIRWEVTAEELAIIAANTVDEVGLNLYYPHRVKAPSRAWHPETPFHPAYYYEHFDLPGRRMNTSRGWEIQPRIIYDMAQRMKQEYGNLPWFVAESGMGIENEARFKDAQGVIQDDYRIDFIAEHLYQALRAQAAGCHCQGYMLWAFTDNVSPMNAFKNRYGLIEIDLDNHRQRRMKKSAHWFRQLRDSQQLTLDIDDEVK, encoded by the coding sequence ATGAGTACCCATCATATCCCGCTGCCGGACGGTTTTATTCTTGGTGCGGCAGCATCCGCCTGGCAAACCGAGGGCTGGAGCGGCAAAAAGCCGGGGCAGGATTCGTATCTGGACGCCTGGTATCACAACGACCGCGATGTGTGGCACAACGGCTACGGCCCGGCGGTGGCGACGGATTTTATTAACCGCTTCCGCGAAGATGTGGCGCTGATGAAAGCCGCGGGCCTGACGCACTATCGCACCTCAATCAATTGGTCGCGTTTTCTCACCGATTACGAAAACGCGGTGGTGGATGAGGAGTACGCGGCCTATTACGACCAGTTGATTGATGAGCTGCACCGCAACGGTATCGAGCTGATGCTGTGCCTCGAACATTATGAGTTGCCAGCGCAGTTGCTGGAACAATACGGCGGCTGGCAATCGAAGCATGTGGTGGAGCTGTTCACCCGCTATGCCGCGCAGGTTTTCGCGCGTTACGCCGCTAAAGTGACGCGCTGGTTTGTCTTCAACGAGCCGATTGTGGTGCAGACGCGCGTCTATCTGGATGCGCTGCGCTGGCCTTATGAGCAGAACACCCATAAGTGGATGCAGTGGAATCATCATAAAAATCTGGCGACGGCAAAGGTGGTGCAGCTGTTTCGTCAGCAGGGCTATGCCGGAACGGTAGGCACCATCCTTAATCCGGAAGTCACTTATCCCCGTTCAACCGCCGCGCATGATGTGAAAGCCGCAAAGATTTATGACCTGTTCTATAACCGGGTGTTTCTTGACCCGGCGATCAAAGGGGAATACCCCGCGGAACTGCTGCAACTGCTGGAAAAGCATCAGATAAGGTGGGAGGTGACGGCGGAAGAACTGGCGATTATCGCGGCCAATACCGTCGATGAAGTGGGGCTGAATCTTTACTACCCGCATCGGGTGAAAGCCCCGTCACGCGCCTGGCACCCGGAGACGCCGTTTCATCCGGCGTACTACTACGAACATTTTGACCTGCCAGGCCGACGTATGAATACCTCGCGGGGCTGGGAAATTCAGCCGCGTATCATCTACGACATGGCGCAACGCATGAAGCAGGAATACGGCAACCTGCCGTGGTTCGTGGCGGAAAGCGGTATGGGCATTGAAAACGAAGCGCGTTTTAAGGATGCGCAGGGGGTTATTCAGGACGATTACCGCATCGATTTTATTGCCGAACATCTGTATCAGGCGCTGCGTGCGCAGGCGGCAGGCTGCCATTGCCAGGGCTACATGCTGTGGGCCTTCACCGATAATGTCTCGCCGATGAATGCCTTCAAAAACCGCTACGGCTTAATTGAGATCGACCTGGATAACCATCGCCAGCGCCGGATGAAAAAGTCGGCGCATTGGTTTCGTCAGCTGCGCGATAGCCAGCAACTGACGCTAGATATTGATGATGAAGTGAAATAA
- a CDS encoding PTS sugar transporter subunit IIC — protein sequence MSLQDRLIDSLGSFATRFNSYRYIMAIKASFITLMPVIIVGAFSVLISNMVLDAKNGLASFPMLAFLADLKPITSSINYATLSFLNIGAVFLIGIELGRINGIKTLFPGLLAIICFISVTPTTLQMLVDGQMHLVTDVLAKQFSDTKSLFLGMFIAILAVEIYCRLEQVERLKIKMPDTVPPNVSASFSALIPSIITVTLVATFGFIFHQLTGMYLYDAVYKVVQQPLESVVQSLWGILLLMFVAQLFWVIGIHGNQMVKPIREPLLLGAILVNMNAFEQGKEVPNIITMPFWDVYMSIGGSGLTIGLLTAVMLATKRKEMREIAKLSLGPGLFNINEPVIFGMPIMLNPILAIPFIITPLVTGSIGYFATVMGFAGKAVVMVPWTTPPIINAWLSTAGSMGAVVTQIICIGVSVLIYLPFVKVAARRAEAAEAKNLQPELAQN from the coding sequence ATGTCTCTACAGGACCGTCTTATCGATTCTCTGGGTAGCTTTGCCACGCGTTTCAATAGCTACCGCTACATCATGGCGATAAAAGCCTCCTTCATTACGCTGATGCCGGTGATCATCGTTGGCGCGTTTTCGGTGTTGATCTCCAATATGGTGCTCGATGCGAAAAATGGCCTCGCCAGCTTTCCGATGCTGGCGTTTCTCGCCGATCTGAAACCGATTACCAGCAGCATCAACTATGCCACGCTGAGTTTTCTCAACATTGGCGCGGTGTTTCTGATTGGTATCGAACTCGGGCGGATCAACGGCATCAAAACGCTGTTTCCCGGCCTGCTGGCGATCATCTGCTTTATCTCCGTTACGCCGACCACCTTGCAGATGCTGGTCGATGGTCAGATGCATCTGGTCACCGATGTGCTGGCTAAGCAGTTCTCCGATACCAAAAGCCTGTTTCTCGGCATGTTTATCGCCATCCTTGCGGTGGAGATTTACTGTCGGCTGGAGCAGGTCGAGCGGCTGAAAATCAAAATGCCGGACACCGTGCCGCCTAACGTTTCCGCCTCCTTCTCGGCGCTGATCCCGTCGATCATTACCGTGACGCTGGTTGCCACCTTCGGCTTTATCTTCCACCAGCTGACCGGCATGTACCTGTATGACGCGGTCTACAAAGTGGTGCAGCAGCCACTGGAATCGGTGGTGCAGAGCCTGTGGGGCATTCTGCTGCTGATGTTTGTCGCCCAGCTGTTCTGGGTGATCGGCATTCATGGCAATCAGATGGTGAAACCGATTCGCGAACCGCTGCTGCTGGGGGCGATTCTGGTGAATATGAACGCCTTTGAGCAGGGCAAAGAGGTGCCGAATATCATCACCATGCCGTTCTGGGATGTGTATATGAGCATTGGCGGTTCCGGGCTGACCATCGGCCTGCTGACCGCCGTGATGCTGGCCACCAAACGCAAAGAGATGCGCGAGATTGCCAAGTTATCCCTCGGCCCTGGGCTGTTTAACATCAATGAGCCGGTGATTTTTGGTATGCCGATTATGCTCAACCCGATCCTGGCCATCCCGTTCATCATCACCCCGCTGGTGACCGGTTCGATAGGCTATTTCGCCACGGTGATGGGCTTTGCCGGGAAAGCGGTGGTGATGGTGCCCTGGACCACGCCGCCGATTATCAACGCCTGGCTGTCCACTGCCGGTTCCATGGGCGCAGTGGTAACCCAAATCATCTGCATCGGCGTTTCAGTGCTGATCTACCTGCCGTTCGTCAAAGTGGCGGCTCGTCGTGCCGAAGCGGCAGAAGCAAAAAATCTGCAACCGGAACTGGCGCAAAACTAA